Proteins from one Anastrepha obliqua isolate idAnaObli1 chromosome 2, idAnaObli1_1.0, whole genome shotgun sequence genomic window:
- the LOC129238077 gene encoding LOW QUALITY PROTEIN: protein tweety (The sequence of the model RefSeq protein was modified relative to this genomic sequence to represent the inferred CDS: substituted 1 base at 1 genomic stop codon), producing MGDYHHEYTDQYRVPVIAKLLHALPHYNITFHKINSTFRPNDEIYLESLGILGSVPAALLIISLLGLLLYLMTRCCDRKPRPAHSITSLKVALSIVTVMCCAAIGLGLYGNDDLHNGLLEVLTAGRKVDNLVTTIRNQTHILENTLKNRIRPQLVELADIFDQPVSNQTALSILFVSLNIVQGNVTLATNAAGDIRRPLLGISMTHFLSRGDQWELIRWPGTVATLALLLVLCAVLLVGVARHSRCALILFSVCGLLAVTGSWLMSGLYLSSSVAVGDLCINPADFLVSTSPRDLPTNVLLHYTQCEPGHTNPFTQRLRESQNSLNNARSAMATVMKISLVLFKSSGLQPKLGAVNADLNSSERLLTQLTALVDCKVVHHNFLAAARGLCEGGLLGLVLMLIASFIAAILLTIMVWVDSHTWIYIRKRNDYAQVDEPSYISHPAPQNHQQMMNAARTLPRNHNGHFSPPVISGSHTLQHPSKRQQHEMMAHAHMQQNMRAMGTHTLGRLPSHNHSPTHLTGPNNANDFYXKSPVACSDPARSQPALTQQQQAAQQQLAQQQAQQLAGQPIYCHHPHPHSHAAVAAAVQHQHAIYHQQQQAAQQYGTYATAAHPPPHHITAGQQGQIYQQIPAHIAALQPNGNPHSIYQPLVAVSQGSIYVSNMATMRRQNSQGQGHPQIPAHHVPPHQQQQPPPPNQQQQLHQQSHNQMKSPQDGLHHRDIPATSGMDTAIYDRDKQIYKCSTLRQGGKFDPKYKPSILNCPLPEIPKDAEPAKVESIYQQQQSYSKTLQRPPMKLPPQMKAIPPPRIGTPTSPPPPNASAHADPQHAGGQLQQQQQQQQMQNGAVPTTDNRHSNDDSSLPLPPPPLEATTDVANVGVSGGVGVGGGVVVGIGSPPKPGHALNNNNNNINSKSNNSNNCQQSNSANNGSNASNNSSVNNSANNSSSNNSSSANTLPLHNGSSANNIDDDDDLPPPPPPAITDDSNYAVTEL from the exons AGTTTGGGTATATTGGGTTCCGTGCCGGCCGCGCTCCTCATCATATCCCTACTTGGATTGCTACTCTACTTAATGACACGATGCTGTGATAGAAAACCACGACCAGCACACTCCATTACAAGTTTAAAAGTTGCGCTCTCCATAGTAACGGTCATGTGCTGTGCGGCAATTGGACTCG GTTTATATGGCAACGATGACCTCCATAACGGCCTGCTCGAAGTGTTAACTGCTGGCCGCAAGGTTGATAACTTGGTCACCACTATACGCAACCAGAcgcatattttagaaaatactttgaagAACCGTATTCGTCCACAACTGGTTGAGTTGGCCGACATTTTCGATCAACCCGTCTCCAATCAGACTGCGCTCTCCATACTCTTCGTCTCGTTGAACATTGTGCAAGGCAATGTCACGCTGGCCACCAATGCCGCTGGTGATATACGCCGGCCGCTCTTGGGTATTTCCATGACACACTTTCTGTCG CGTGGCGATCAGTGGGAGCTCATACGTTGGCCGGGCACTGTGGCCACACTAGCCTTGTTGCTGGTGTTGTGCGCTGTCTTGCTGGTGGGCGTGGCACGTCATTCGCGTTGTGCGCTCATATTATTTAGCGTTTGCGGCTTACTGGCGGTCACTGGTTCTTGGCTGATGTCTGGTCTCTACTTGTCTTCGTCGGTTGCTGTTGGTGATCTCTGCATTAATCCGGCTGACTTCTTGGTATCCACTTCTCCGCGCGATCTTCCTACCAATGTCCTCTTGCACTACACGCAATGTGAGCCAGGGCACACCAATCCTTTCACGCAACGTTTGCGTGAATCACAAAACTCACTGAACAACGCACGTAGTGCCATGGCTACGGTAATGAAGATATCGTTGGTGTTGTTCAAATCGTCTGGATTACAGCCGAAATTAGGTGCTGTCAATGCGGATTTGAATAGCAGCGAACGTTTGCTTACTCAGCTCACAGCACTTGTGGACTGTAAGGTTGTGCATCATAATTTTTTGGCCGCTGCAAGAGGTCTCTGCGAGGGTGGACTATTGGGATTGGTACTGATGCTGATTGCGAGCTTTATTGCCGCTATACTACTGACGATTATGGTTTGGGTTGATTCTCATACCTGGATCTACATACGTAAGCGCAATGATTATGCTCAGGTCGACGAGCCGTCATATATATCGCATCCGGCGCCACAAAATCATCAGCAGATGATGAATGCGGCACGCACATTGCCGCGCAATCATAACGG GCACTTCAGTCCGCCAGTAATCAGTGGATCGCACACTTTGCAACACCCATCCAAGCGGCAGCAGCACGAGATGATGGCGCACGCGCACATGCAGCAGAACATGAGGGCTATGGGCACGCATACGCTGGGTCGTTTGCCGTCGCACAATCATAGCCCTACCCACTTGACTG GTCCAAATAACG CCAATgatttttactgaaaatcaccAGTAGCCTGTAGCGATCCCGCACGAAGTCAGCCGGCACTCACACAGCAGCAGCAAGCAGCACAACAACAATTAGCTCAGCAGCAAGCTCAACAATTGGCAGGCCAACCGATCTACTGTCACCATCCGCATCCGCATTCGCATGCCGCCGTCGCTGCAGCTGTCCAGCACCAACATGCCATCTATCATCAGCAGCAACAGGCGGCTCAACAATATGGCACCTACGCCACAGCTGCTCATCCACCGCCACATCATATAACGGCAGGTCAGCAAGGCCAAATATATCAACAGATACCAGCACATATTGCCGCTCTACAGCCAAATGGCAATCCGCATTCTATTTATCAACCATTGGTGGCTGTCAGCCAGGGCTCGATTTATGTTTCGAATATGGCAACGATGCGACGTCAGAACTCGCAAGGACAAGGACATCCACAGATACCAGCTCATCATGTGCCGCCGCATCAACAACAGCAGCCACCACCGCCaaaccagcagcagcagctgcatCAACAATCGCACAATCAAATGAAATCACCGCAGGATGGACTACATCATCGTGATATACCTGCTACGTCTGGCATGGATACGGCAATCTACGACCGTGATAAACAAATCTACAAATGCTCGACTCTGCGACAAGGTGGCAAGTTTGATCCAAAGTATAAACCTTCGATATTGAATTGCCCACTGCCTGAGATACCAAAGGACGCCGAACCGGCCAAGGTTGAATCAATTTATCAGCAGCAACAGAGTTATTCCAA AACGCTGCAGCGGCCACCTATGAAACTGCCACCACAAATGAAAGCCATACCACCGCCACGAATTGGCACACCCACATCGCCGCCGCCACCGAACGCGAGCGCGCACGCTGACCCACAGCATGCGGGTGGGCagctgcagcagcagcaacaacaacaacaaatgcaaaatGGTGCAGTGCCAACAACGGATAATCGACATTCGAATGACGACTCGTCATTGCCTTTGCCACCGCCACCACTGGAAGCAACAACGGATGTGGCCAATGTCGGTGTGAGTGGAGGAGTTGGTGTTGGTGGTGGCGTCGTTGTCGGCATTGGCTCACCACCTAAACCCGGTCATGCAttgaataataacaataacaacattaaCTCGAAgagtaacaacagcaacaattgcCAACAAAGCAACAGCGCTAACAACGGCAGCAAtgccagcaacaacagcagcgtcAATAATAGCGCCAAcaatagcagcagcaacaacagtagTAGCGCCAATACATTGCCCCTACACAATGGCAGTTCGGCGAATAATatagatgatgatgacgatttGCCGCCACCACCGCCGCCCGCCATAACCGATGACTCGAACTATGCAGTGACGGAACTGTAA